The Dehalococcoidia bacterium genome includes a window with the following:
- the ruvB gene encoding Holliday junction branch migration DNA helicase RuvB, with product MAKAQEQPERITTGDPLEGDIAADTSLRPRRLAEYINQEKVKDNISISIEAAQKRGEPLDHVLLYGPPGLGKTTLAYIIAAEMQVSIRVTSGPAIERIGDVAAILTSLKAGDVLFIDEIHRLSRVVEEFLYPALEESAIDWVTGKGPGARSIRLAIKPFTLIGATTRYAMMSPPLRDRFGSVYRLDFHDVDALSLIIRRSASILGTPIDDAGTLALARRARGTPRVANRLLRRVRDYAQVRADGAITEGVAAEALGRLEIDALGLDNVDYRVLRTIIEKFDGGPVGLETIAASIAEEADTIMDVYEPYLMQMGFLQRTARGRQATRLAYEHLGLTPNQATPSPQKTLFDQG from the coding sequence ATGGCGAAGGCGCAGGAGCAGCCCGAACGCATCACGACCGGCGATCCGCTCGAGGGGGATATCGCTGCGGATACGTCACTGCGGCCGCGACGGCTCGCGGAGTACATCAACCAGGAGAAGGTCAAGGACAACATCTCGATCAGCATCGAGGCGGCGCAGAAGCGCGGGGAGCCGCTGGACCACGTGCTGCTGTACGGGCCGCCGGGGCTCGGCAAGACGACGCTGGCGTACATCATCGCGGCGGAGATGCAGGTGAGCATCCGCGTCACGTCGGGGCCGGCGATCGAGCGGATCGGCGACGTGGCGGCGATCCTGACGAGCCTGAAGGCGGGCGATGTGCTGTTCATCGACGAGATCCACCGGCTTTCGCGGGTGGTGGAGGAGTTTCTGTACCCGGCGCTCGAGGAGTCGGCGATCGACTGGGTGACGGGCAAGGGGCCGGGGGCGCGTTCGATCAGGCTCGCGATCAAGCCGTTCACGCTGATCGGCGCGACGACGCGCTACGCGATGATGTCGCCGCCGCTGCGCGATCGGTTCGGCTCGGTGTACCGTCTTGATTTTCACGACGTGGACGCGCTGTCGTTGATCATCCGCCGCTCGGCTTCGATCCTCGGGACGCCGATCGATGATGCGGGGACGCTGGCGCTGGCTCGGCGTGCGCGCGGGACGCCGCGCGTGGCGAACAGGCTGCTGCGCCGCGTGCGTGACTACGCGCAGGTGCGCGCGGACGGCGCGATCACGGAAGGCGTCGCCGCGGAGGCGCTGGGGCGGTTGGAGATCGACGCGCTCGGGCTCGACAACGTCGATTACCGGGTGCTGAGGACGATCATCGAGAAATTCGACGGCGGGCCGGTGGGGCTGGAGACGATCGCGGCCTCGATCGCCGAGGAAGCGGACACGATCATGGACGTGTACGAGCCGTACCTGATGCAGATGGGCTTTCTACAGCGGACGGCGCGCGGGCGGCAGGCGACGCGGCTCGCGTACGAGCACCTGGGGCTGACGCCGAACCAGGCGACGCCCTCACCGCAGAAGACGCTGTTCGATCAGGGCTGA